In a genomic window of Xylophilus rhododendri:
- a CDS encoding tripartite tricarboxylate transporter substrate binding protein, whose translation MNIDKKRPSSRRGLRAIAAAAVGLLGLLSAPAWAWPDRPIELVVGFAAGGGTDITARTVAMHLGKLLNTSVVVSNKAGASGELGLAFVAKAPPDGYVIGMTNMPGLVTLPIERRTQFKAEDFSYIANLVRDPSAFSVNAGSKYRTVADLVADAKARPGEISYGSTGVGTDDHLAMVLFERLTGTRLNHVPFNGAGPLRNALFGGHIVIGGMNLGEVMPFKSKVVVLGEAGAARSRLAPEVPSFVEQGVNLVFSSERGIVAPRNLSPEVLQKLTEALRTMAADPEFQKQMEDQFTEMDYLEGAAWKTRLDKATQEFTTLWKSNPWGDAQRPQ comes from the coding sequence ATGAACATCGACAAGAAACGCCCATCGTCCCGCCGCGGCCTGCGCGCCATCGCCGCAGCCGCGGTCGGGCTGCTCGGCCTGCTGTCCGCGCCCGCCTGGGCCTGGCCGGACCGGCCGATCGAACTGGTGGTCGGCTTCGCCGCCGGCGGCGGCACCGACATCACCGCCCGCACCGTGGCCATGCACCTGGGCAAGCTGCTCAACACCTCGGTGGTGGTGAGCAACAAGGCCGGCGCTTCGGGAGAACTGGGCCTGGCCTTCGTCGCCAAGGCCCCGCCGGACGGCTATGTGATCGGCATGACCAATATGCCCGGACTGGTGACCCTGCCGATCGAGCGCCGCACCCAGTTCAAGGCCGAGGACTTCAGCTACATCGCCAACCTGGTGCGCGACCCCAGCGCCTTCAGCGTGAACGCCGGCAGCAAGTACCGCACCGTGGCCGACCTGGTGGCCGATGCCAAGGCCCGGCCGGGCGAGATCAGCTACGGCTCGACCGGCGTGGGCACCGACGACCACCTGGCCATGGTGCTGTTCGAACGCCTGACCGGCACCCGGCTGAACCATGTGCCCTTCAACGGCGCCGGCCCGCTGCGCAATGCGCTGTTCGGCGGGCATATCGTGATCGGCGGCATGAACCTGGGCGAGGTCATGCCCTTCAAGTCCAAGGTGGTCGTCCTGGGTGAAGCCGGCGCCGCCCGTTCGCGGCTGGCGCCCGAGGTGCCTAGCTTCGTGGAGCAGGGCGTGAACCTGGTCTTCAGCTCGGAGCGCGGCATCGTCGCACCGCGCAACCTGTCGCCGGAGGTGCTGCAGAAACTGACCGAGGCGCTGCGCACCATGGCGGCGGATCCGGAATTCCAGAAGCAGATGGAGGACCAGTTCACCGAAATGGACTACCTGGAGGGCGCTGCCTGGAAGACCCGGCTGGACAAGGCCACGCAGGAGTTCACCACGCTGTGGAAGAGCAATCCCTGGGGCGATGCGCAGCGGCCGCAGTGA
- a CDS encoding DUF6622 family protein, which yields MASLSNVLAHTPAWVFGLFLLLFWMGLRQWRGGTVPLARAVVLPLGMACLSLYGALQALSGMPVALLGWAVAAALAFAAMSRTALPAGVRWEPAERAFRIPGSAVPLALTMAIFFTKFAAGYTLATHAELRHDGTLLCLLGLAYGAFSGLFAGRAARLLRLARRGTTALNA from the coding sequence ATGGCTTCCTTATCGAACGTCCTCGCGCACACCCCGGCCTGGGTCTTCGGCCTGTTTCTGCTGCTGTTCTGGATGGGCCTGCGGCAATGGCGCGGCGGCACGGTGCCGCTGGCGCGCGCGGTGGTGCTGCCGCTGGGCATGGCCTGCCTCTCCCTGTACGGAGCCCTGCAGGCGCTTTCGGGCATGCCGGTCGCGCTGCTCGGCTGGGCCGTCGCGGCGGCGCTGGCCTTCGCGGCGATGTCGCGCACGGCACTGCCGGCCGGCGTGCGCTGGGAGCCGGCCGAACGGGCTTTCCGCATCCCGGGCAGCGCGGTGCCGCTGGCGCTGACGATGGCGATCTTCTTCACCAAGTTCGCCGCCGGCTACACCCTGGCCACGCATGCGGAACTGCGCCACGACGGCACGCTGCTCTGCCTGCTCGGACTGGCCTATGGCGCCTTCAGCGGCCTGTTCGCCGGCCGTGCCGCGCGCCTGCTGCGCCTGGCGCGACGTGGCACCACCGCCCTCAATGCGTGA
- a CDS encoding proteasome-type protease: MTYCVAIKLNAGLVFLSDSRTNAGLDQISTFRKMIVYEKPGDRFMTLLSAGNLSISQSVREILQTEQLREFEDAEPITIWNAKSMFDAARVLGQAVRHVYERDAEALQQAGVEFNVSLIFGGQIRGEGMRLFQVYSAGNFIEATPETQYFQVGESKYGKPVLDRVITPETPLDEAAKCALVSMDSTLKSNLSVGLPLDLVVYEANALKSNKIVAIDTDNPYFRMLHNSWGQKLREVFDSLEDPVWDDAKTENPLKAQGRIAPLKKLSNPNEKLI, encoded by the coding sequence ATGACCTATTGCGTCGCCATCAAGCTCAATGCCGGCCTGGTGTTCCTGTCCGACTCCCGCACCAATGCGGGCCTCGACCAGATCAGCACCTTCCGCAAGATGATCGTCTACGAGAAGCCGGGCGACCGCTTCATGACCCTGCTGTCGGCCGGCAACCTGTCGATTTCGCAGTCGGTGCGCGAGATCCTGCAGACCGAGCAGCTGCGCGAGTTCGAGGACGCCGAGCCGATCACCATCTGGAACGCCAAGAGCATGTTCGACGCCGCCCGGGTGCTGGGCCAGGCGGTGCGCCATGTGTACGAACGCGATGCCGAGGCGCTGCAGCAGGCGGGCGTCGAATTCAATGTCTCGCTGATCTTCGGCGGGCAGATCCGCGGCGAAGGCATGCGCCTGTTCCAGGTCTACTCGGCCGGCAACTTCATCGAGGCAACGCCCGAGACCCAGTATTTCCAGGTCGGCGAGTCCAAGTACGGCAAGCCGGTGCTCGACCGGGTCATCACGCCGGAAACGCCGCTGGACGAGGCCGCCAAATGCGCCCTGGTGTCCATGGACTCCACGCTCAAGTCCAACCTGTCGGTGGGCCTGCCGCTGGACCTGGTGGTGTACGAGGCCAACGCGCTCAAGAGCAACAAGATCGTCGCCATCGACACCGACAACCCCTATTTCCGCATGCTGCACAACAGCTGGGGCCAGAAGCTGCGCGAGGTGTTCGACAGCCTGGAGGATCCGGTCTGGGACGACGCCAAGACCGAGAACCCGCTGAAGGCGCAAGGCCGGATCGCGCCGCTCAAGAAGCTGAGCAATCCGAACGAGAAGCTGATCTGA
- a CDS encoding dihydrodipicolinate synthase family protein: protein MLTDTRGVYIVTQTPFAADGATDLASIDTLIDFYSSHGADGFTVLGVAGEAAKLTPAEALAVAGRFIARAGGKPVIVGVSNASVAQLAELTAQVMDLGAAGVMIAPPTGLKTEEELFAYFAGVFARIGDVPTVLQDFPFSTGVWMSVPSICRLVREFPQIQVLKEEDLPSITKITKLRESLDRRIAILTGNNAMFLPLEMGRGIDGPMAGFSHPEMLSGVYRLYTQGKVEEAHALFDSYLPLLSYENQSQWGVAVRKEVLRRRGAIACAAMRQPGPRLTPVDIGEIDLLLRQLQRRLAAA from the coding sequence GTGCTGACCGACACCCGTGGCGTCTACATCGTCACCCAGACCCCCTTCGCCGCCGATGGCGCCACCGACCTGGCCAGCATCGACACGCTGATCGACTTCTATTCCAGCCACGGCGCGGACGGCTTCACCGTGCTCGGCGTGGCGGGCGAGGCGGCCAAGCTGACGCCGGCCGAGGCGCTGGCGGTGGCCGGGCGCTTCATCGCCCGGGCGGGCGGCAAGCCGGTGATCGTGGGGGTGAGCAATGCCAGCGTGGCGCAGCTGGCCGAACTGACGGCCCAGGTGATGGACCTGGGCGCGGCCGGCGTGATGATCGCGCCGCCCACCGGGCTGAAGACCGAGGAGGAACTCTTCGCCTACTTCGCAGGCGTCTTCGCCCGCATCGGCGATGTGCCGACCGTGCTGCAGGACTTTCCCTTCTCCACCGGCGTGTGGATGTCGGTGCCTTCCATCTGCCGCCTGGTGCGCGAGTTCCCGCAGATCCAGGTGCTGAAGGAGGAGGACCTGCCCAGCATCACCAAGATCACCAAGCTGCGCGAGTCGCTGGACCGGCGCATCGCCATCCTCACCGGCAACAACGCCATGTTCCTGCCGCTGGAGATGGGGCGCGGGATCGACGGGCCGATGGCGGGCTTCTCGCATCCGGAGATGCTGTCTGGTGTGTACCGGCTCTACACGCAGGGCAAGGTCGAGGAGGCCCACGCGCTGTTCGACAGCTATCTTCCCCTGCTGAGCTACGAGAACCAGAGCCAGTGGGGCGTGGCCGTGCGCAAGGAGGTGCTGCGCCGCCGCGGCGCCATCGCCTGCGCGGCCATGCGCCAGCCGGGGCCGCGCCTCACGCCGGTTGACATCGGCGAGATCGACCTGCTGCTGCGCCAGCTGCAGCGCCGCCTGGCGGCGGCCTGA
- a CDS encoding FdhF/YdeP family oxidoreductase: MQKETITIHPYDAPAGGWGSVKSLGTTAAHFHAYDAVPVLRHQNKPDGYACVSCAWGRPQKSHVAEFCENGAKATFSELTSKRVSADFFARHTLAELRTWPDMDLEDLGRLTEPLRYDSDSDRYLPVSWEAAFADIGTELKALAPKSVVFYASGRASLETSYMYQLLARLYGNNNLPDSSNMCHETTSVALQKVIGQGVGTVHVADFEHTDCIFFFGQNVGSNSPRMLHQLQEARERGIPIVVFNPLRERGLIEFKNPQNPAQMLGGSATEIATHHHQVRPGGDIAALMGLCKAVLELDDQARADGKPRVLDQPFIEAHTHGFEAFEARVRDTAWADIEHESGLQRSALEGAARIYARATAVMAVYGMGLTQHKRGLDNVTTLVNFLLMRGNIGKSGAGICPVRGHSNVQGQRTVGISEKPELVPLDKLAKQFGFEPPRDKGLTTVETCEGVIDGSVRAFIGLGGNFVRAVPDHNRVEPAWSGLRLTVQIATKLNRSHLVHGQLAYLLPCLGRIERDEQHGVLQTLSTEDSTGWMHASRGHHAPASEQLLSEARIVAGIAKATLAPNPRIDWDAWCDDYGRVRDAIAETFPEIFHDFNRRIEAPGGFARPLPARERVWKTPSKKAEFTLPQGLSAAFTGDGGTDVMRLMTLRSNDQFNTTIYGMNDRFRGVEGTRRVVFMHREDIAMLGLEDGQEIGLSSAAGDGFQREVHGLRVVEYDLPRGSLGAYYPECNPLIPLWQHADESQVPAGKSVPVRVLPQPMARLPIAA; this comes from the coding sequence ATGCAAAAAGAAACCATCACGATCCATCCCTACGACGCTCCGGCCGGCGGCTGGGGCTCGGTCAAGTCGCTGGGCACCACGGCGGCCCACTTCCACGCCTACGACGCCGTCCCGGTGCTGCGCCACCAGAACAAGCCCGACGGTTATGCCTGCGTGAGCTGCGCCTGGGGCCGGCCGCAGAAATCGCATGTGGCCGAGTTCTGCGAGAACGGCGCCAAGGCCACCTTCTCGGAACTGACCAGCAAACGTGTCAGCGCCGATTTCTTCGCCCGCCACACCCTGGCCGAGCTGCGCACCTGGCCCGACATGGACCTGGAAGACCTGGGTCGCCTGACCGAGCCGCTTCGCTACGACAGCGACAGCGACCGCTACCTGCCGGTGAGCTGGGAAGCAGCCTTCGCGGACATCGGCACGGAGCTGAAGGCGCTGGCGCCAAAGTCCGTGGTCTTCTACGCCTCCGGCCGCGCCTCGCTGGAAACCTCCTACATGTACCAGCTGCTGGCCCGCCTTTACGGCAACAACAACCTGCCCGACAGCTCCAACATGTGCCACGAGACCACCTCCGTGGCCCTGCAGAAGGTGATCGGCCAGGGCGTGGGCACGGTGCATGTGGCCGACTTCGAGCACACCGACTGCATCTTCTTCTTCGGCCAGAACGTGGGCAGCAACAGCCCGCGCATGCTGCACCAGCTGCAGGAGGCGCGGGAGCGCGGCATTCCCATCGTGGTGTTCAATCCCTTGCGCGAGCGCGGCCTGATCGAGTTCAAGAACCCGCAGAACCCGGCGCAGATGCTGGGCGGGTCCGCCACCGAGATCGCCACCCACCACCACCAGGTGCGCCCGGGCGGCGACATCGCCGCGCTGATGGGCCTGTGCAAGGCGGTGCTGGAACTCGACGACCAGGCCCGCGCGGACGGCAAGCCCCGCGTGCTGGACCAGCCCTTCATCGAAGCCCACACCCACGGCTTCGAAGCTTTCGAGGCCCGCGTGCGCGACACCGCCTGGGCCGACATCGAGCACGAATCCGGCCTGCAGCGCAGCGCCCTCGAAGGCGCCGCCCGCATCTACGCGCGGGCCACCGCCGTGATGGCCGTCTACGGCATGGGCCTGACCCAGCACAAACGCGGCCTGGACAACGTCACCACCCTGGTCAACTTCCTGCTGATGCGCGGCAATATCGGCAAGAGCGGTGCCGGCATCTGCCCGGTGCGCGGGCATTCCAACGTCCAGGGACAGCGAACCGTGGGCATCTCGGAGAAGCCCGAGCTGGTGCCGCTGGACAAGCTGGCAAAACAATTCGGCTTCGAGCCGCCGCGCGACAAGGGCCTGACCACGGTGGAAACCTGCGAGGGCGTGATCGACGGCTCGGTGCGCGCCTTCATCGGCCTGGGCGGCAATTTCGTGCGTGCGGTGCCGGACCACAACCGGGTGGAGCCCGCCTGGAGCGGCCTGAGGCTGACGGTGCAGATCGCCACCAAACTCAACCGCAGCCATCTGGTCCACGGCCAGCTCGCCTACCTGCTGCCTTGCCTGGGCCGCATCGAGCGCGACGAGCAGCACGGCGTGCTGCAGACCCTGAGCACCGAGGACAGCACCGGCTGGATGCACGCCTCGCGCGGCCACCATGCGCCGGCTTCGGAACAGCTGCTGTCCGAAGCCCGCATCGTCGCCGGCATCGCCAAGGCCACGCTGGCGCCCAATCCGCGCATTGACTGGGACGCTTGGTGCGACGACTACGGCCGGGTGCGCGACGCCATCGCAGAGACCTTCCCGGAAATCTTCCACGACTTCAACCGCCGCATCGAAGCGCCCGGCGGCTTCGCCCGGCCGCTGCCGGCGCGCGAACGGGTGTGGAAGACGCCGTCGAAGAAGGCCGAGTTCACCCTGCCCCAGGGCCTGAGCGCCGCCTTCACCGGCGACGGCGGCACCGACGTGATGCGCCTGATGACCCTGCGCAGCAACGACCAGTTCAACACCACCATCTACGGCATGAACGACCGCTTCCGCGGCGTGGAGGGCACACGCCGGGTGGTCTTCATGCACCGGGAGGACATCGCCATGCTGGGCCTGGAGGATGGCCAGGAGATCGGCCTGTCCAGCGCCGCGGGCGACGGTTTCCAGCGCGAGGTGCATGGCCTGCGGGTGGTCGAATACGACCTGCCGCGCGGCTCGCTCGGCGCCTACTACCCCGAATGCAATCCGCTGATTCCGCTGTGGCAGCACGCCGACGAAAGCCAGGTGCCGGCGGGCAAGTCGGTGCCGGTGCGGGTGCTGCCGCAACCGATGGCGCGCCTGCCCATCGCGGCCTGA
- a CDS encoding sensor histidine kinase yields the protein MGVEPLSRLRHLLQTLAFCLVIASLKAYLQPGESYAGSLVYSIAIGSCIWALIDFGRTRVDPDSDNGWPRGWRGALLVGLSIPLGFAAGIAIGDLCFGRAPWHGRDTQELIRSVLLTVLASAVISYYFYSSGRSAGLARRAREARQEAAEARLKLLEAQLEPHMLFNTLANLRMLIAADTPRAEAMLDHLIAYLRATLDGSRAAWHPLSEEFARLDDYLALMAVRMGDRLAYRLDLPPMLAQVPVPPLLLQPLVENAIRHGLEPQVGAGRIDIGAQLQGDTIVLTVADTGRGMPFSNAWGTGFGTRHVEERIASAWDGRASVRCEAIEPHGTRLLIQIPAQGSA from the coding sequence ATGGGCGTCGAGCCGCTATCCCGCCTGCGCCACCTGCTGCAGACGCTGGCCTTCTGCCTGGTCATCGCCTCGCTCAAGGCCTATCTGCAGCCCGGCGAGTCGTATGCGGGATCGCTGGTCTATTCCATCGCCATCGGCAGCTGCATCTGGGCGCTGATCGACTTCGGCCGCACCCGGGTCGATCCCGACAGCGACAACGGCTGGCCGCGCGGCTGGCGCGGCGCGCTGCTGGTGGGCCTGTCGATACCGCTGGGTTTCGCCGCCGGCATCGCCATCGGCGACCTGTGCTTCGGCCGCGCGCCCTGGCATGGGCGCGACACGCAGGAGCTGATCCGCTCGGTACTGCTGACCGTGCTGGCCAGCGCCGTCATCTCCTACTACTTCTATTCCAGCGGACGCAGCGCCGGCCTGGCGCGCCGCGCCCGCGAGGCCCGGCAGGAGGCGGCCGAGGCGCGGCTCAAGCTGCTGGAGGCCCAGCTGGAGCCGCACATGCTGTTCAACACCCTGGCCAACCTGCGCATGCTGATCGCCGCCGACACGCCGCGGGCCGAGGCCATGCTGGACCATCTCATCGCCTACCTGCGCGCCACGCTGGACGGCTCGCGCGCCGCCTGGCATCCGCTATCCGAGGAGTTCGCGCGGCTGGACGACTACCTCGCACTGATGGCCGTGCGCATGGGCGACCGGCTGGCCTACCGCCTCGACCTGCCGCCGATGTTGGCGCAGGTGCCGGTGCCCCCGCTGTTGCTGCAGCCCTTGGTGGAAAACGCGATCCGCCATGGACTGGAGCCGCAGGTCGGCGCCGGCCGCATCGACATCGGAGCCCAGCTGCAAGGCGACACCATCGTGCTGACCGTGGCGGATACCGGCCGTGGCATGCCCTTCTCCAACGCCTGGGGCACGGGCTTCGGCACCCGGCATGTGGAGGAACGCATCGCGTCCGCCTGGGATGGCCGCGCAAGCGTGCGCTGCGAGGCCATCGAGCCGCACGGCACCCGGCTGCTGATCCAGATACCGGCCCAGGGCAGCGCATGA
- a CDS encoding undecaprenyl-diphosphate phosphatase, whose protein sequence is MDTVLLVKAAIMGVVEGLTEFLPISSTGHLILAGSLLGFDDDRAKVFDIAIQTGAILAVVLVYWQKLQSTFTTLPSSAKSRRLVLNVLIGFLPAVVLGLLLGKVIKAHLFTPVVVATTFIVGGFIILWAERRQHVERFALEKSSDPNILEARRTSTTAVRVQSVDDMTPLDALKVGLAQCLALVPGTSRSGATIIGGMLMGLSRQAATDFSFFLAIPTLIGAGAYSLYKERALLSASDAPMFIVGLVFSFISAWICVRWLLRYIATHSFTAFAWYRIVFGIVVLATAWSGLVTWAE, encoded by the coding sequence TTGGATACCGTCTTGCTAGTCAAAGCCGCCATCATGGGCGTGGTCGAGGGTCTGACCGAATTCCTGCCGATCTCCTCGACCGGCCACCTGATCCTGGCGGGCTCGCTGCTGGGCTTCGACGACGACCGCGCCAAGGTCTTCGACATCGCCATCCAGACCGGCGCCATTCTGGCCGTGGTGCTGGTGTACTGGCAGAAGCTGCAGTCGACCTTCACCACGCTGCCATCGAGCGCCAAGTCGCGCCGCCTGGTGCTCAACGTGCTGATCGGCTTCCTGCCGGCCGTGGTGCTGGGCCTGCTGCTGGGCAAGGTGATCAAGGCGCATCTGTTCACGCCCGTGGTGGTGGCGACCACCTTCATCGTGGGCGGCTTCATCATCCTGTGGGCCGAGCGGCGCCAGCACGTGGAGCGATTCGCACTGGAAAAATCGTCAGATCCAAATATCCTTGAAGCGCGTAGAACAAGCACTACCGCCGTGCGTGTTCAGTCGGTCGATGACATGACGCCGCTGGACGCGCTCAAAGTCGGCCTGGCGCAGTGCCTGGCCCTGGTGCCCGGCACCAGCCGCAGCGGCGCGACCATCATCGGCGGCATGCTGATGGGCCTGTCGCGGCAGGCGGCGACCGATTTCTCCTTCTTCCTGGCGATCCCGACGCTGATCGGCGCCGGGGCCTACAGCCTGTACAAGGAGCGGGCGCTGCTGTCGGCTTCCGACGCGCCGATGTTCATCGTCGGCCTGGTGTTCTCTTTCATCAGCGCCTGGATCTGCGTGCGCTGGCTGCTGCGCTACATCGCCACCCACAGCTTCACGGCGTTTGCCTGGTACCGCATCGTCTTCGGCATCGTGGTGCTGGCCACGGCCTGGAGCGGGCTGGTGACCTGGGCGGAATAA
- a CDS encoding LytR/AlgR family response regulator transcription factor: MSTTALIAEDEPLLAQALARALQHEWPQLQVLETVADGNSAVERSLALRPDLLFFDIRMPGQDGLQAAAELADAWPAGSAFPLLVFVTAFDHYAVQAFEAQAIDYVQKPVQPQRLRRTVARLQAEMSRRAAGGQDEMLERLRSLLGAQPAAAPPTPLRFIAAAEPGSGGSVLRMVPVAEVLVFEAADKYVRVLTAGREYLVRSALRELSTQLDPEVFWQIHRGLLVRADAIDTVERDETGRLHLCQRGLPQRWPVGRLYAARFKAL, encoded by the coding sequence ATGAGCACCACCGCCCTGATCGCCGAGGACGAACCCCTGCTCGCTCAGGCCCTGGCCCGGGCCCTGCAGCACGAATGGCCGCAGCTGCAGGTCCTGGAGACCGTGGCCGACGGCAACAGCGCGGTCGAACGCAGCCTGGCCCTGCGGCCCGATCTGCTCTTCTTCGACATCCGCATGCCCGGCCAGGACGGCCTGCAGGCCGCCGCCGAACTCGCCGATGCCTGGCCGGCCGGATCGGCGTTTCCGCTGCTGGTCTTCGTCACCGCCTTCGACCACTACGCAGTGCAGGCCTTCGAAGCCCAGGCCATCGACTACGTGCAGAAGCCCGTGCAGCCGCAGCGGCTGCGGCGCACGGTGGCGCGGCTGCAGGCCGAGATGTCGCGCCGCGCAGCCGGCGGCCAGGACGAAATGCTGGAGCGGCTGCGCAGCCTGCTCGGCGCGCAGCCCGCAGCGGCGCCGCCCACGCCGCTGCGTTTCATCGCGGCGGCCGAGCCGGGCAGCGGCGGCTCGGTCCTGCGCATGGTGCCGGTCGCCGAGGTTCTGGTCTTCGAAGCCGCGGACAAATACGTGCGGGTGCTGACCGCCGGCCGCGAATACCTCGTGCGCAGCGCCCTGCGCGAACTCTCGACCCAGCTCGATCCCGAGGTCTTCTGGCAGATCCACCGCGGCCTGCTGGTGCGCGCCGACGCCATCGACACGGTGGAGCGCGACGAAACCGGCCGGCTGCACCTGTGCCAGCGCGGCCTGCCGCAGCGCTGGCCCGTGGGCCGGCTCTACGCGGCCCGGTTCAAGGCGCTGTAG
- a CDS encoding DUF4136 domain-containing protein — MPALRTLRRLAALLAAASALALAGCASYIETKVTNFNAWPADAAGASYSFGARPAGSSELEQSTYEQYVSEQLQRLGLGLKPAAPGQKGRLLVDVAASGSQRTVRSLQPVYQNYRVFVPSRPGPNGTVLPGYWTQDMYGGQYVGDREVARTLQVSRLKVQIHDQGRSVYESTAVYEGGLENLPDMVVYLARAAFDDFPGRNAETRVVRFDTPAANQLQNAEPARTPPATAR, encoded by the coding sequence ATGCCCGCCTTACGCACCCTCCGCCGCCTCGCCGCTCTGCTGGCTGCCGCCTCGGCCCTGGCCCTGGCCGGCTGCGCCAGCTACATCGAGACCAAGGTCACCAACTTCAACGCCTGGCCGGCCGACGCGGCCGGCGCCAGCTACAGCTTCGGCGCGCGGCCCGCGGGCAGCAGCGAGCTGGAGCAGAGCACCTACGAGCAATACGTCAGCGAGCAGCTGCAGCGCCTGGGCCTGGGCCTGAAACCGGCGGCGCCGGGGCAGAAGGGCCGCCTGCTGGTGGACGTGGCGGCCAGCGGCTCGCAGCGCACGGTGCGGTCGCTGCAGCCCGTCTACCAGAACTACCGGGTTTTCGTGCCATCGCGTCCTGGCCCGAACGGCACGGTGCTGCCGGGCTACTGGACGCAGGACATGTACGGCGGCCAGTACGTGGGCGACCGCGAGGTGGCGCGCACCCTGCAGGTCAGCCGGCTGAAGGTGCAGATCCACGACCAGGGCCGCAGCGTGTACGAATCCACGGCGGTGTACGAGGGCGGGCTGGAGAACCTGCCGGACATGGTGGTCTACCTGGCCCGCGCGGCCTTCGACGATTTTCCGGGCCGCAATGCCGAAACCCGGGTGGTGCGCTTCGACACGCCCGCCGCCAACCAGCTGCAGAACGCGGAGCCGGCCCGCACGCCACCAGCTACCGCGCGCTGA
- a CDS encoding 2TM domain-containing protein, whose protein sequence is MDANLPATPQSTAMPSPMTDEDLESLARRRAGAKLGWYTHALIYLVVNAVLFVLARHGVTHRPWNLYPAAGWGLGLLLHGVSVFLLGAGSGLRERLIERERQRLRERR, encoded by the coding sequence ATGGACGCCAACCTGCCCGCCACCCCACAATCCACCGCCATGCCCAGCCCCATGACCGACGAAGACCTCGAAAGCCTCGCCCGCCGCCGCGCCGGCGCCAAGCTGGGCTGGTACACCCATGCGTTGATCTACCTGGTGGTGAACGCCGTGCTCTTCGTGCTGGCCCGTCATGGCGTGACGCACCGGCCCTGGAACCTCTATCCGGCCGCCGGCTGGGGCCTGGGGCTGCTGCTGCACGGCGTGTCGGTCTTCCTGCTGGGCGCCGGCAGCGGTTTGCGGGAGCGCCTGATCGAGCGCGAACGCCAGCGCCTGCGCGAGCGCCGCTGA
- a CDS encoding NAD(P)-dependent oxidoreductase, whose amino-acid sequence MSDIQTSPSAAPVAVYGLGNMGFPIAARVARRFPVLVSDLDESQLERSVQAFAARPIATTADLAQVRVVVLSLPSPAISQAVIRQIAPALPRGAVVLETSTVNPEDIHAASALLRPFGIALVDASVMAGVSQMEAGSATLALGGAMEAIALAQPVLDAIAQKQVYFGQSGAGAAAKVINNAVAHAVMVVVAEAGSLATAAGVSCEKLIALLSDAQMGLHRPLTHRYAERIVQGNYAGGMPLDAARKDSVLALQLAQSLGVPLFAIQGSHSVYEMAATAGYGRDDYAAIAKLWADWGRPTVPAAGD is encoded by the coding sequence ATGAGCGATATTCAAACCAGCCCGTCCGCGGCGCCGGTGGCCGTGTATGGCCTGGGCAATATGGGTTTTCCGATCGCGGCGCGTGTTGCGCGGCGTTTTCCGGTGCTGGTGTCGGATCTGGACGAGTCCCAGCTCGAACGCTCTGTCCAGGCATTCGCCGCCAGGCCGATCGCCACGACCGCCGATCTGGCGCAGGTCCGGGTCGTGGTGCTGTCCCTGCCGAGTCCTGCCATTTCGCAGGCGGTGATCCGCCAGATCGCGCCGGCCTTGCCCCGCGGCGCGGTGGTGCTGGAAACCAGCACCGTCAATCCCGAGGACATCCACGCTGCCAGCGCACTGCTGCGGCCCTTCGGCATCGCGCTGGTGGATGCCTCCGTGATGGCCGGCGTCAGCCAGATGGAGGCGGGCAGCGCCACGCTCGCCCTGGGCGGTGCCATGGAGGCCATCGCCCTCGCGCAGCCGGTGCTCGATGCCATCGCCCAGAAGCAGGTGTACTTCGGCCAGAGCGGTGCCGGCGCGGCCGCCAAGGTCATCAACAACGCCGTGGCCCACGCGGTGATGGTGGTGGTGGCCGAAGCCGGCTCGCTGGCCACGGCGGCCGGCGTCAGCTGCGAGAAGCTGATCGCGCTGCTGTCGGACGCACAGATGGGCCTGCACCGCCCGCTGACCCACCGTTATGCCGAACGCATCGTGCAGGGCAACTACGCCGGCGGCATGCCGCTGGACGCGGCCCGCAAGGATTCGGTGCTGGCGCTGCAGCTGGCGCAGTCGCTGGGTGTGCCGCTGTTCGCCATCCAGGGCTCGCACTCGGTCTACGAAATGGCGGCGACGGCGGGTTATGGCCGCGACGACTATGCCGCCATCGCCAAGCTCTGGGCCGACTGGGGCCGGCCGACGGTGCCCGCGGCCGGCGATTGA